In Carya illinoinensis cultivar Pawnee chromosome 16, C.illinoinensisPawnee_v1, whole genome shotgun sequence, a single window of DNA contains:
- the LOC122299643 gene encoding uncharacterized mitochondrial protein AtMg00810-like translates to MKAEYAALVHNQTWTLVPPISQTNILSCRWVFRTKTHVDGSFERRKARLVAKGYHQQFGVDYLDTFSPVVKASTIRLIISLAISHADPSLFILNYNATKIYLLVYVDDIVITTSQSSAISNLIHDLGIIFPVKDLGPLSFFLGIEVDYTPSGLVLSQRKYINSLLARTQMLTTNPMSSPMAASLKLSKHDTPDFDDATIYRSIVGGLQYLSMTRPDMSFSVNKVCQFMHSPKVPHWSAIKCILRYLKATINHGLFFSSNSSLTLQVYSDADWEGCPDDRRSTSGTCIFLGKHLISWSSKKQQTVARSSTEVEYKAIASSAAEVTWLQTVLRELAVPLSQAPTLWCDNLGATYLSANPVYHSKTKHMDIDYHFVRDKVAAHTLKVSFISSKDQIADILTKPLVADKFSHLRTSLKVVDTPLDSRGRIKIHNSESPKSIPKQRDKHTKCINC, encoded by the exons ATGAAGGCTGAGTATGCTGCACTTGTCCACAATCAAACGTGGACTCTGGTACCCCCTATCTCTCAAACTAATATACTTAGTTGTAGATGGGTTTTTCGTACAAAAACCCATGTCGACGGGTCCTTTGAAAGGAGAAAGGCCCGTCTTGTTGCAAAAGGATACCATCAAcaatttggtgttgattatctGGACACTTTCAGTCCGGTTGTGAAAGCCTCTACCATTCGGCTTATTATTTCACTTGCTATTTCTCATG CTGACCCATCTCTGTTTATCCTGAATTACAATGCCACTAAAATTTATCTGCtcgtctatgttgatgatatagtGATCACTACCTCACAGTCATCAGCTATCTCAAATTTAATTCATGATCTTGGCATTATTTTTCCTGTCAAGGACCTTGGCCCTCTATCTTTCTTCTTAGGAATAGAGGTTGATTACACTCCTAGTGGCCTTGTTCTATCTCAAAGGAAATACATCAATAGTCTCTTAGCCCGTACTCAAATGCTGACTACCAATCCAATGTCCTCTCCCATGGCAGCATCTCTAAAACTCTCTAAGCATGACACGCCTGACTTTGATGATGCTACAATCTATCGTAGCATTGTAGGAGGCCTACAATATCTTTCCATGACCAGACCTGATATGTCCTTTTCAGTTAATAAGGTTTGCCAATTTATGCACTCTCCCAAAGTTCCTCATTGGAGTGCTATAAAATGCATTCTAAGATACTTAAAAGCCACTATCAATCATGGCTTATTTTTCTCCTCCAACTCTAGTCTTACTCTTCAAGTATATTCCGATGCTGATTGGGAAGGTTGTCCCGATGATCGCAGATCAACTAGTGGCACTTGTATATTTCTAGGCAAACACCTTATTTCTTGGAGCTCCAAGAAACAGCAAACAGTTGCACGCTCCTCCACTGAAGTCGAATATAAGGCTATTGCTTCCTCTGCAGCTGAAGTCACATGGCTACAAACTGTTCTTAGAGAGCTTGCCGTTCCATTATCTCAAGCTCCTACCTTGTGGTGTGACAACTTAGGAGCCACATACCTCTCGGCTAATCCTGTTTATcattcaaaaacaaaacacatgGATATTGATTATCATTTTGTAAGAGACAAAGTGGCTGCCCATACACTCAAAGTTTCTTTTATCAGCTCCAAAGATCAGATTGCAGACATATTGACAAAACCTCTTGTTGCTGATAAATTTTCTCATCTCAGAACCAGTCTCAAAGTTGTTGATACTCCTTTGGACTCGAGGGGGCGTATCAAGATACATAACTCAGAATCACCCAAGAGTATACCCAAGCAGCGTGACAAGCATACAAAAtgcataaattgctaa
- the LOC122299642 gene encoding uncharacterized protein LOC122299642: protein MSLSSSMSYSSFATRTTAQPLCCCGVKATLKYSTTAKNPGQPFLGCPKYNTEFFQWANSNQVTELQLQERIMLLLQREKDLEKIVHLLEKREIDLQKIVDQLEKELVRHTEDGDIQRERKLSSSLFSGFALVVVLICIGRLMLLY from the exons ATGTCATTATCCTCATCAATGTCTTATTCATCTTTTGCCACACGTACCACGGCTCAACCATTGTGCTGCTGTGGGGTCAAAGCCACACTTAAATACTCAACTACAGCAAAAAATCCTGGCCAGCCATTCTTAGGGTGTCCAAAGTACAACACAGAG TTTTTCCAGTGGGCAAATAGTAATCAAGTGACTGAGCTCCAGCTCCAAGAAAGAATCATGCTCTTGTTACAAAGGGAGAAAGATCTAGAGAAAATAGTCCATCTTCTCGAGAAAAGGGAGATCGACCTGCAGAAGATAGTGGATCAACTTGAGAAGGAGTTGGTGCGTCACACAGAAGATGGAGATATTCAGAGGGAGCGGAAACTGAGTTCTTCACTTTTTAGTGGTTTTGCATTAGTGGTAGTATTAATTT